CCAAAGCGACAAGGCGGCTAGGCAGACCGCGAAACGCCATCGCACTCGTGCGCCACTAGCGGCCATCGGCAAGCTTGCCCAGGGTGCTCACTTCGTCATACAACTGGCGCAGCTTGGGCCAATCGTGATCGGCCTCGGCCTCAATCGCCTGTCGCAAGGCGGGCAGGCGCGTCTCAAACTTCACCTCGGCGCGCTCCACCAGCCAAGACTCGGCCAGCGGCTGTCGCTCTCCGTGAACCCACAACAGTCCTCGCAGCACGCGCAGCATATTGGCCGCCGCTTGCTGCTGCAGCAGATCGATCGCGGCTGGTCTCCCCCCCGAGCCCAATATCCCTTGGTGGATGCCCGCCAAGGCGCCCTTGAGTTCCCGCTCGCACTCGAGCCGCAAATGCGCGTCGTCGAAATCAAGCGCGTTAAAGTAATCGCCCCCCCACAACATCAGCCGCGTCTGCTGAATCTCGAGCAGTTCCAGCGGAAAGCTGTCGAGCGACGCGCAGATATAGTCGGGCGTCATTGGCAGAGGCGTCGAGATGCACCAGGGTCCAAACTCCTCGCCGGCGGGCGCCAGCCGCCGAAGAATCTCCAAATCCATTTCCGATAGGACGATCACCGATTGCAGCCGATGGCGTCCCCCCGGCCGCGCCCCTTCGGCCACGCTGCCAAAAACTGTCACCCCCAGCAGTTTGCCCGCCCCGACTGCCGCCACATGCTCCACATAGCGCAGCGCCGGCCGGCGAATGATCTCGGGCAGTTTCTCGAAGTTGGGCGTCTGTAGCATCGGCGCGCAAGCTCAATCGATCGCCAGGGAAGCGTCAGCGGCACAGACGCTACTGTACGGCCCGCGCGTCGATAAGCAAGCGCCGGGGGTGACCAGATCGCGCGACCTCGCGGCGACCGTCGCCGCGTCAGTCGACCCCCAGCATCACGCTCGACGCTTTGATGACGGCAAACACCTCCTTGCCCGGCGCAATGCCCAGCTTGTCCGCCGATGTCTTGGTGATGATCGACGTCAGCTCAGTTCCACCGGGCAATGTCAGCGTCACCTCGGTGTTGACCGCTCCGTGCTGCACATTTTTGACTTTTCCACGGATCACATTGCGTGCGCTAAGTTGCATCGGTCGTGCTCCTCAATACCTTGTAACTGGTGCGAGAAACATTCCACGCGAGCCTTGAGCATAACGCAACTGGCGCCCGCGCGGCCAATCGTTACCCCACGGTCTCCAAGTCGCCCGTGCGCGCGGCGTCGTAGCCGGGCAACTCTCCCAGCCGCCGCCGATAGTCGCGGCCGCGCAGCGCCGCGGCCAGCGCCACAATGCGCGGATCGTCCGTCATGTGGCTGGCCACGCACAGGTCGTAAGACTCCTCGCGAACGGGAAGAAAATCGAGGCGCGCCTCCTCGCTCACCAGTCGCAGGCATACACCCACGTCGGCCCAACCGCATCGCACCGCCTCTGCCACACCGCGATGATCGTACGCGATGCGCTCCGGCGCACGTCGCCCCTCCAATAACTCGTCGAGACATTGCCGGGCGCCAGACCCCGCTTCTCGACCTACCCACGATAGCCGCCTTGCCCGCACGGCCGACTGGATGCTGTTCACTCCCGCCGTTGGCGTGATGGTCAAGCCGGCTTGCCACCGCGCGACCCGCAGCAACTGGTAACCACTGCCCAGTTGCGCTCGCACCACTTGCGCGTTGCCATGTGCCCGACCAGCCGCCGCCAGGTGAACGCCCGCCGCGTGGACCACCCCTTGCCCTAACAGATCGAGCGCTGCCTGACTCGAGCGTGGCACGACAATCATTCGCACTCCCGCGCGTCGAGCCAATGCAGCGGCCAATAGCCCAGCCGCCGGATCGCACCCAGCCACGACCAGGGTGTCGCCGGCCTGCGCCAACGACTTGCCGCCAGCGGCGCCCTTCTCCTGTGCTAGTCCGTCGTGCGCCGGGCTGCCCAGACTGCTCGATTCGGCCGGATATAGCCGCGTGACTCCGCCACACTCGGCGGCCCAATATCGCGCGGGCGAGCGCGCGGGCGCCCATGCCCAGTCGATGCCGCGCTCGCGACCACCAGCGAACAGTTCTTCCACGCTGCATTCGAATACTTTGGCCAATGCCAACGCAGCGGCGACCGATGGCGTTAATCGCTCTCCTTCAATGGCGCTAATGGCAGTTCGCGATAGCCCTGATCGCTCGGCGAGTTCCGCCTGCGACCAGCCGCGAGTCTCACGGCGACTGCGAACGCTGTTTTTCAGTTCATAGGGTGTTGACATGATCGTGACATTATATGCTACTATCCTGTCGTTTGCAAAACACGATCGCTCACGGCATTCCTCACCATGCGCCGCGCATTTACCTTGGTCGAACTGCTGGTCGTGATCGCGATTATCGGCGTACTAGTCGCCCTCTTGCTGCCGGCGGTCCAGGCTGCTCGCGAGGCTGCTCGCCGCGCCGAATGCCGAAATCATCTCAAACAAATCGGACTGGCGCTGCATGCCTATCACACCGCCGTCCGCGCGTTTCCGCCGGGCAGATTGCGCCACCCAGTCGCCGGACAAGGCCGCTGCTTTTCCGCTTATGCGCATCTGTTGCCGTATTTGGAGCAGGACGCTCTCTATCGCACGATCAACTTCAATGCCAATCCCGACTCGCCGCCCCAACCTGCCATCGAGCAGATGCTGCCCTTATTGCTCTGCCCCAGCGATTTGAATCAAAAGGTGCAGGCGTCGAGCGCGGTCCACAATTATCCGCTGAACACCGGAACCACGCTCCCTGTCTCGCCGCGCAATCCCGGCGGCAAGCAAATCACCGGTATCTTCTTCGAAAACTCGGCGGTTCGCGCCGCCGACATCCGCGATGGCTTGAGTCAAACCGTTTGCATCGCCGAAACAGTGGTTTCTGTCCCCGGCGAGGGAGAAAGCTCGCCCGGTATCTGGAGCGGTGGACCCACCAATGGCTTTGTCTTGACCCAAGGCAATGACAATAGCGCGAACGGTCCAGAGTTAACAGACTATCTGGCCCAGTGTCTGCCCGGCGGGCGCCTGCAACAGACGCGTGGCAGTCGCTGGCTCTACGGCGCTCCCGGCCATTCGATGTACAACCATCTGCGAACGCCGAACGATCCGCGGATCGATTGCCGTGGCGGCCTGCCGCATAGCACGCGCGACAACTACTGGTGGGATCGGTTGTCTCACAATGTCGCGGCGCGCAGCCGCCACCCCGGTGGAGTCCATGTTCTCTTTTGCGATGGCCACGTGGGCTTTGTTGTCGATTCCATTCAACTCGCCGCCTGGCAAGCGATGGGAAGCCGCAATCTGGGCGAAGCGGAATCAACCGCGAGCGAATAGCCAAAGTGCAAAGTGGCGCTTCTGTCGGCGATCCATGAGGCGCAATTCGCGCTTGTCAAATCATCGAGGGGCGGCCGAATCACCTTCAATTTGTGCCTCGCCACCGGACGACACGATCCGCGGCGCGGTATTGGCCAAGAGAGAGGTATTGATCAGTCGGGTATGCGAGTAGCCTTCGCTACGCAATTGGCTGGCGCCGTTGTCCCCCGAAACGCAGCCATCCAGCAGCACCCGAGACGCGTTGGCCACCGTGAATCCGCTACGGCCATTGCCACGAGACGTTACGTTGCTCAGCCGGCACATCGACACACCATCGTGCGCGTTGACGCCGTCGAGTTGATATCCCTGCACGACCAGATTCGACACCACCACATCATGCACGTGGTACAGCCCAACTCCCACTGCCAACGCGGCGATCGACAGCGGATAGTCTTCAATCAGCTTGCCTTGCTCGACACGAAACCAGATGTAACCATCGACGAGCGACCACTCCAAAGGCTCCAGCCGCGGCGCGCCATTTTGACGTTCCAGTGGTGGATGAAAGCGGGCCGGCCGCTCTCCCAAATAGAGCATGGCGCTGGCTTGCCGCGGCGGTCGAAAGCGATAGATATCGCCGCGAAACACGCTCCAGGCCTCTGCCGGAACCAAGGTCCGACCATCGAGCATCGCGCCATTGCCTTCGACGACGAACGGAAAATCGGGCAACCCGCTGTGACGCCCGCCAACTAGGGTGAAGCTCTCACGGTACGCCATGCCCGTATTCGCAATGACAATCCGATCGGCGGTGCCGCAAACCCGCAGCGCCTTGGCGATGGTGCGCACCGGCCCGTCTCCAGACGCGGGCAAGCGCAGTCGCCCGCTGAACTGGTCGTCGCCCAGACGATTATCGACATACCAATCGCGCGCATGAAGCTGCGCGACCGAGCAACATAGCATCACGAAAAACACGAGCGAGCGCATTTGTCGACCTCGATATCCATAGCCTGGCGCGTACCTGAAACTATACTCCCTCCCCCTAGAACACGCCGGCAGTCAGAAAAAAACGTGACTTTTACGCTCACATGTTACAATCGTCACCGTATTGCCCCCACCAGCGGAGGCGCACCCATGTCGCGCACGGTATATCGGGCTTGCACGCTTTGCGAGGCCGCCTGCGGGCTGGCCTTTGAAGTCGTCGACAATCGGATCGTGGCGGTCCGAGGCGATGAGGACGATCCCCTGTCGCGGGGCTACGTTTGCCCCAAGGGAGTCGCGATCGGCGCCATCCACAACGATCCCGATCGCCTCCGTGTGCCAATGCGCCGCACTGTCAGCGGCGCATTTGAACCTATTTCGTGGGACGACGCCTTTTCCATCACGGCCGACCGACTGCGCGCGATTCGCAGCCAATACGGCGCCGATGCGGTCGCCCTCTATATGGGAAACCCTATCGTCCACAGCCACGGCATTCTGCTGATTCGCTCTGGGTTGGTGAAGGCGCTTGGCACGCGCAATAACATGAGCGCCAGCTCGCAAGACACCGCGCCCCGCTTCGCCGCGTCGTACTACGTCTATGGCAACTCGCTGGCGCTGCCAGTGCCCGATATCGATCGCACCCAGTATTTTTTGTGCATTGGCGCCAATCCACGTGTGTCGAACGGCAGCGTGTTCACTGCGCCCGATGTTCGCTCGCGCCTCAAGAAGCTGCGCGAGCGCGGCGGCCGACTTGTGGTGATCGACCCGCGCCGCACGGAAACCGCCCGTGACGCCGACGAGCATATTTCGATACGCCCCGGCGGCGACGCGGCGCTACTCCTGGCAATGACTCAAACGTTGGTGGAAGAAAACTTGATTGACCGCCAGGCGATCAACCAATTGTCCATTGGCTGGCAGCAAGTCGAGTCGCGGCTCGGAGCCTTCACCCCGGAGCGCGTGGCGCCGCACATTGGCGTCGCTGCCGAAATCATTCGCCGACTGGCCCGCGAATTCGCAGCAGCGCCGAGTTCGGTCTGCTATACCCGCATGGGCGTTTGCGTCAGTCCCCATTCCACGCTGGCGACCTTTGCCACTGATTTACTTAATCTGGCGGCGGGCCGACTCGGGGCGATTGGCGGCTGGATGTTCAACATCCCCGCTTTCGATATTGCTCCCGCGCTCAAGCTCAATGGCGATGGCCACGCGCGTTGGAAAAGTCGCGTCCGTGGATTGCCCGAGACACTGGGCGAAGTCCCCACCTCCGTCTTGGCCGAGGAGATCGAAACTCCCGGCGTCGGTCAGGTTCGCGGTGTGGTCACGGTGGCCGGCAATCCGGTGCTGTCGAGCCCCAACGGACCTCGCATGGCGCGAGCGCTCGGCAAATTGGACTTCATGGTTTCGGTCGATCTCTACATCAACGAAACCACACGCCACGCCGACATCATCTTGCCGTCCGCCTGGGGCATGGTGGAAGATCACATCGACCTGATTTCTGGCTCGGTTGCCGTGCGCAACGTGGCACGCATCTCGCCGCCAGTTCTCGAACAGTCCCCGGGCGAACTCACCGATTGGGAAATTCTGCTCGAGTTATGCTACCGCCTCGGCGGGGGGCCAACTGGCATGCCGCTTCTCGACGCTGCTTATCGCGCCGCGCGACGCGTGGGCTTGCGTTGGCGTCCCGAGCAGATGGCCGATCTGTTGTTGCGACTCGGTCCGCACGGTGATCGATATCTCCCGTGGTCGAAAGGGTTGAACCTCAAAAAGTTGCGTCGCGCCGAGCATGGCCTCGACTTCGGGCCGCTTGAGCCTGGCCTTGCTCACCGCGTCACGCACAAAGACGGCAAGGCGCACCTCGACGCCGCGCCATTGTTGGCCGCGATGGACGGCCTTGCTCGCGAACTCGCAGACGCGCCGCCATCCGCCGATGAGTTGCTTTTGATTGGCCGTCGCGATCTGCGCAGCAACAACTCGTGGATGCACAATGTGCCGGAACTTGTCGCCGGCCGCGAACGCTGTGTGCTCTATGTCCACCCCGACGATGCCGCCCGTGCCAACGTGCGGGATGACGATCTGGCCGTGCTGGAGAGTCGCACGCACCGCGGCCATGTCACTGTGAAGCTAACCGACGAAATGCGCCCCGGCGTCGTCAGCCTGCCTCATGGTTGGGGACACGCCCCGGCGGCCGAATGGCAAAAGACGGCTGGTCAGCACGCGGGCGTATCCGCAAACGACTGGACCGACGATCAGCGCGTTGAGTCGGTGGTGGGGCAATCGATTCTCAACGCCGTGCCTGTGCGGCTCCGCGCCGCCGCGCGTGCCGCCAGCGACGAAGGCCAATCCGCCGCTGATCCGTTGGTGGCGACCACCTGATGCCGCGCGCGCCTCGCCAACTCACGCGCTGCCCTTGGGCGCGTACCGACAACAGCGTCCTCTATCACGACAGCGAGTGGGGCTTGCCGCTCTACGACGAGCGGCGCCTGTTCGAGTTTCTCATCCTCGAAGGCGCGCAGGCCGGGCTCAGTTGGGAGACGATCCTCGCCAAGCGCGAGAACTATCGCCGCGCGTTCGATCAGTTCGATCCGCGGCGCATTGCCCGTTACAATCAGCGCAAAATCAACTCGCTCTTGGCGGATGTCGGCATTGTCCGCAACCGGCTCAAGATCGCCGCCGCCATTGGCAACGCGCAAGCGTATTTGCGATTGCGCGAAGAAGGTCGCACATTGAGCGACTACTTGTGGCAATTTGTGGGCGGTCAGCCGCGGAGCAATCATTGGCGAACCATTCGCGAAGTCCCTGCCCAGACTTGCGAATCGGACGCGATGAGCAAGGAGCTAAAGCGGCGAGGGTTTCGCTTCGTCGGCAGCACGATTTGCTATGCGCTGATGCAGGCCACCGGTATGGTGAACGATCATCTCGTCGACTGCTTTCGTCACGCCGAAGTCGGCAGGCGCAAAATGCCGCCGCGCGGCTAACGCACCAGCGGTTGCTCCAAGGGCACGATCCGCCGCGCTGTGAGATTCTGCCGATCATGTTCCGGCATAAAGCCGATATTGCCGCTGATGCCAACTTCTTTGCCCAGATAGTGCCGCAGATTCACGCCCGGCGCCGGAGTCACAAAGCAGCGGATCTGTCCTGTAGTGTCGGTGAGCGCATACCCCGGCATACCGGCCGGCGGCGATTCGATCCGCGCCAACCGTCCCACTCCATCAAAATCGTCGCGCGTTTCGCCCAGCAACGTCCCAGCGTCCATCGCGCGCGCGCGGCCACGATCGTTGGGCGGCGCTACGGCGATCGAATCCATCCGGCGTTTGATCTCGGCGAATTTCTCGATCTTGTTGATCAATAGCCGTGCGCGCCCGCGTTCCAAGCCCGATGCGCCGCTCGCCAACAGCGCATTGGCGCGGGCGAGCGATTCGTCGAATCTCCACACGCTTGGATCTGCGACCAACATTGCCGACAAATCGAGTTCGATTGCCGCCAATTCGCGTTCGCGTTGGTCGTCACTTGAGGCGCCGATGACCTCACTCGCTGCTTCGGGCGGGGTCGTCGTCGCTGTGTCCGCTAAATTGGGAGCGACATTGGTGTCCGCTGGACTTTGCGGCGGCCTACGGCTGCGCGCTCGCCAGTCACCGCCGTCACCCTTGGCGGCGGCGCTGTCTTGAACGGTTGCGGGTATGCGCTCCGCCTCTTCATTGAACTGAGGTTGCCCAATCGTCGCCACGCGCCCCGGAATAGTCTCTTCCAGATCGCGCGCCACGAATTGCCCATGCACCCAGCGGAACTCCCCCGCCGGCGGCGCCACCTTGTACCAACCCGGCGCGTTGGGGATTGATCGCGCCGGCTCGTCATCGATCAGTTCGACCTCGTCGCCAAGCCCCAGACGCAATTGAATCACGTCGCGCACGTCGGAGAACTGACTGCCGACGCGCACGATCACGCGATCGCCCAACACCCGCGCCAAGCCGCTGTCGTCGGGCTCCAAAAACTCTTCCGAAATCCAACAAAAGCTCTTTTCGGGCGGCCGAATGGCGAACCATCCTCCCGGATCGTGGCGGTACACCTCGATCCGCGCGCCGCGCTCGAGTTTCTGCGTGGGATAGAAATTCTTGCCCGGTCCGCTGCGCACAAACACCTCATCGGCATTGATGTACGCCACGTATGGCATGCCGTCGTCCGCGCGCGCTCTATCCGCCCCCGCGCAACTCAACAACGCGGCGATGAGGATCAAGAGCGTGTTTCTGACGCTTTCCCTGCGATGCAGCACGTGCGACTCCGCAACGATGCAAACCCTTGGCCATGCGGCAAGAGCCCAAGCTGCGAGCTTCTAACGTATCCGCGCATGGAGAGACAAGATCAATTCGCCGATAAACGACGGAGCGTGTGGCGGCGGGGCAATACAGACAAAGGAGGCTAGCGCCGCCATCGGCTGATTGAGGCGGCTACACGGCGCTGGCCGCTGTTTGTGGGCCCAATATCTGCTCCATCATCCAGCGATCCATATCGGGCAGCATATGGCTGCAAATCTCGTCGCCGCCCGGATAAACTCGCAACGAGACAGTCATGCCGGCGGTGTGGAGCAACCGCAAATCCTGGCAAACCTGATCTTGCGCGTAACGGGGCGCCTCCTGACCGCACGCCAGAAAAATTGGCACGCGGCGGGCGCGATCTAATCGACTCAGCGGATTGCCCCCCTGCGGAAACGATCCGCACAAGCTCAAGACTCCGGCAAAGCGCTCCGGAAACCGCATCGCCAAGCGCAGCGCGGCGGTGCCGCCGGTCCCGAATCCGCCAATGAAGATGCGTCGCTTGGAGATGTTGGCTCGGCTCCGCGCTAGCATGATGCCTTGCCATACCCGTTGTTCCAAGCTCGCCTCGGCGCCAGCGCTAGTGGGCCACGACCATCCCTGCCGGTTCAGGGGCTCAGTGGTCACGCCGCGCGGCGCCACGGCCACGTAGTTGCGCATGCTCACCAGCGGCATAATTCGCTTGAGTTGCTGCTCGCTCTCGCCCGGGCCGTGCAGCCAAACCAATAGCGGGTAGGCGTAGTTAGGCTCGTAGTGCAGCGGCATGAAAAGCGCCGCCGGCGTCTCACGATCGGTGCTGAACTTCGCCGAACCCACCTCGCCGGCATGGGGCGCGGCCGAGGTATCTACCCAATCGGTCGATGACAAAAGCTGCGGCAATCGATTCACGGTGTATTGATCTCCTGGCGCCTACGGCGTTGCGAGAAAGGTCGAACGATGAGCGCCACGAGTTTTCGCGGCGTCCCCAGCGCAAGTTCCGCCGGGGAGCTCAGACAAGATTCTGATCTCATGCGATTCGACAATCACGCGAGGGTGTTTCCCACTTCCTGCAAAACTTGTTGCAACAGCAGGTTCCACCTCGCCGTCATCGATGCTCGAATCCATGCGTTGCCTGCCATGCGCGGCAACGCCCAATTTGACTCAATCGGTGATTCTTCGGTTTCAATCATATGGCGGCAGTCGGGCCGGACTTTATTCGAGAGCCAAAGTCGAAGTCAACGTCAGAAACCGACGATCGCGCCAATCAAGGCGCGTGAGAAGCTGGGCGAGCTACGCTAACACGCTAGGTTACCAGTTCCGCCATCTTGGCAACCAACGACTTGACCGCGTCCACGCTCTTCTGAAACGCGGCTTGCTCGCTGTCGGTGAGTTTCAATTCCACGATCTTTTCGACGCCCCCGGTTCCCAGCACCACCGGCACGCCCACATAGTAGCCGCCCACTCCATACTCCTTGTCGCAGTAGGCGGCGCACGGAATCAACCGCTTCTTGTCGCGCACAATCGCTTCCACCATCTGCGTGGTCGCCGCCGCCGGAGCGTAATACGCGCTGCCGGTCTTCAGCAGCCCGACAATCTCGGCCCCCCCGTCGCGCGTCCGCTGCACAATTTCCGCCAACCGCTCCGGCTTGATCAACTGCGTCACCGGAATGCCGCCCACCGAGGTGCAACTGGGGATCGGCACCATCGTATCGCCGTGACCACCCATGAGTAGCGCCGAAATATCTTCGACGCTGACCCCTAGTTCCATCGCCAAGAAGGTGCGATAGCGCGCTGTATCGAGCACGCCCGCCTGGCCAAGCACGCGCTGCGGCGGAAAACCACTCACCTGCAGCGCCCGCTGCACCATCGCGTCCAGCGGATTGCTGACCACGATAATCACTGCCTTGGGACTGGACTTCTTAATCTCGCTCGCCACCGAGCCCATGATCTTGGCGTTAGTCGCCAATAGGTCGTCCCGGCTCATGCCCGGCTTGCGCGGGATGCCGGCCGTGATCACCACCACATCGCTGTCGGCCGTCGGCTCGTAACTGGTGGCGCCAGTCACCCGCGAATCGAAGCCCATGATCGGCGACGCCTGCATCAAATCGAGCGCCTTGCCGGCGGGCATGTTCTCTGTCTGGGGAATGTCGACCAGCACAATGTCGCCCAGTTCCGCGGCAGCGCACCAGTGGGCCGTGGTCGCGCCGACGTTGCCAGCGCCTACAATCGTGATCTTCGCTCGCCGCATAGTTGGCTGGTCCTCTCAATCGCTGCTTGCACGGTCGTCTCGGGCTATGACGACGACTTTGGCAGCTATAGGGGTAAAGAGCTAAATATCGGCGCCTCAGCCCTGTCGTCAAGTGCCGCAAGGCTGCGATCAGACCATTGATGGCCTGTGCGCATAAGGGTTTACGCTGGCAAATGCAGGGATTCATTCCAGGCCAGCATTGCGGTCATGTCAGGCCGCTCCCGGCACGCAAGCGCTTGCCACTCCCCCGGTTTGTGCAGTTTGTGCCGAAAGTGACCAGCTCACTCGGCCGATTGCGCCTGCGTCCGCCGACCGATTGCTTGCCCCTAATCCCATGCGCCGATACCGTAAACTTTGTGCCCCTTTTTATTTAGTTCGTTCGCAAGCAAATCGAATATCGCGCGGCAGTCGGCTGCGCCTCAAAGGCTTGCGAAACCTCTACGGTACAAGCCCATGGGTTTCACGCTGGCGCGGTTGGCGATTGGGGCGGGCCTGATGCTCGCCTGTTGCCGAACCACCGTTGCTGGCGAGCCGTTTCAAGCCTTTGTCGATGGGCTACGCCGCCGCCAACTGTACGACATGGCCATGGCTTATCTCGATCAGTCGAGAACCAATCCGCGGGTCAGCGAAGCGGACAAAACTCGCATACCGTTTGAAGAAGGACGTGTGCTGCTCGACGAGGCGGGCAACCTCCGCGACTCCGCGGCCCGTAGCCGCAAACTCGACGAAGCACAACAGCGCTTAGACGCGTTTATTGCCGCGCGGGGCGATGACCCATTGGCCAGCGAAGCGCGACTGCAATTGGGCAATGTCTATATCGAACGCGCCCGCAGCGAGATCGCCGCAGCCAACCGTCCGTCGCAGGTCGCCAAACGCGCCGAATCGATGAAGCGCGCTGGCGACTGGCTACTCAAAGCCCAGCGAGTCCTTGGCGAGGCGGAAGGAAAGTTTGGCGCCGAGTTCAACAAGTTCCCCAAGGCGATCGATCCGGCCGATCGCCCGCAGATTGATGCTCGCGATCGCGCGCGCGTCAATTTGATCCAAGCGCAGATGTTTGCCGCCACCGTACTGGCCGAGCAAGCCAAGACGCAAGACTCCAAATCCGAGGCTGGCCGCAAACTGCTGGAACAGGCCGCTCTCAAGTACGGCGAGATTCACAAGAAATTCAACCAATATCTGGTCGCGCTCTACGCGCGACTGTATCAAGGCCAAGCGCTGCTCGAACTGGGAAAGCAAGCCGAAGCGCTGGCCTGTCTGGAAGAAGTGCTCCAGCAGGCGGCCACCTCGCCCGAACTGCGTCCGCTGGCAGACAAGACGCTGCCCATTGCGCTCGCCGCTTGGCTTGGCGACAAAGACCACCAGTTCGACAAGGCGATTGAAGCAAGTCAGAGATGGCTGCAGCAAGCCAGTCGCGCCGAGCAACACACCAGTGACGGGCTGGCAATCGCCTGGTATGCGGCCGACGCTCGTCGGCGCCGCGCTGCCGCGCAAAAGAAGAACAAAGACTATGCGCGCGCCAGCGACGACGACTTGAAAGAGGCCGCTCGGCTTGCCGCCGACGTTGCCCGTTATCCCGGCGAGCACCAAGACGCGGCGCGACAGTTATTGACACAACTGCGCAAAGTGGCGGCCCCTGAATCGCCAACCACGTTTGCGGATGCCCTCAACGAAGGCAGAGCGGCGCTCGACGAAGCCGGCTCGCTCGAACAACAAATTCACGAGGCGCAATCGGGTGATGCCGACGCCACCAAGCTAAGCGAGCTCCGCCGCTCGTTCGCCAGCGCCGTCCAACGCGCCGAAAGCAACTTGCGCCGCGCGCTGGAACTGCGCGACGCCGACACCCAACCAGACGGCATGGCCGAAGCCCAATATTTGCTTGCCTATAGTCTTTTTTTGGCGGAACGCCATTACGACGCTGCCGTAGCTGCGGAGTTCGTCGCGCGGCATCGCACCGACTCGTCCTTGGCTCGCTC
This DNA window, taken from Pirellulales bacterium, encodes the following:
- a CDS encoding DNA-3-methyladenine glycosylase I; this encodes MPRAPRQLTRCPWARTDNSVLYHDSEWGLPLYDERRLFEFLILEGAQAGLSWETILAKRENYRRAFDQFDPRRIARYNQRKINSLLADVGIVRNRLKIAAAIGNAQAYLRLREEGRTLSDYLWQFVGGQPRSNHWRTIREVPAQTCESDAMSKELKRRGFRFVGSTICYALMQATGMVNDHLVDCFRHAEVGRRKMPPRG
- a CDS encoding SH3 domain-containing protein, coding for MLHRRESVRNTLLILIAALLSCAGADRARADDGMPYVAYINADEVFVRSGPGKNFYPTQKLERGARIEVYRHDPGGWFAIRPPEKSFCWISEEFLEPDDSGLARVLGDRVIVRVGSQFSDVRDVIQLRLGLGDEVELIDDEPARSIPNAPGWYKVAPPAGEFRWVHGQFVARDLEETIPGRVATIGQPQFNEEAERIPATVQDSAAAKGDGGDWRARSRRPPQSPADTNVAPNLADTATTTPPEAASEVIGASSDDQRERELAAIELDLSAMLVADPSVWRFDESLARANALLASGASGLERGRARLLINKIEKFAEIKRRMDSIAVAPPNDRGRARAMDAGTLLGETRDDFDGVGRLARIESPPAGMPGYALTDTTGQIRCFVTPAPGVNLRHYLGKEVGISGNIGFMPEHDRQNLTARRIVPLEQPLVR
- a CDS encoding TOBE domain-containing protein, with the translated sequence MQLSARNVIRGKVKNVQHGAVNTEVTLTLPGGTELTSIITKTSADKLGIAPGKEVFAVIKASSVMLGVD
- a CDS encoding molybdopterin-dependent oxidoreductase — its product is MSRTVYRACTLCEAACGLAFEVVDNRIVAVRGDEDDPLSRGYVCPKGVAIGAIHNDPDRLRVPMRRTVSGAFEPISWDDAFSITADRLRAIRSQYGADAVALYMGNPIVHSHGILLIRSGLVKALGTRNNMSASSQDTAPRFAASYYVYGNSLALPVPDIDRTQYFLCIGANPRVSNGSVFTAPDVRSRLKKLRERGGRLVVIDPRRTETARDADEHISIRPGGDAALLLAMTQTLVEENLIDRQAINQLSIGWQQVESRLGAFTPERVAPHIGVAAEIIRRLAREFAAAPSSVCYTRMGVCVSPHSTLATFATDLLNLAAGRLGAIGGWMFNIPAFDIAPALKLNGDGHARWKSRVRGLPETLGEVPTSVLAEEIETPGVGQVRGVVTVAGNPVLSSPNGPRMARALGKLDFMVSVDLYINETTRHADIILPSAWGMVEDHIDLISGSVAVRNVARISPPVLEQSPGELTDWEILLELCYRLGGGPTGMPLLDAAYRAARRVGLRWRPEQMADLLLRLGPHGDRYLPWSKGLNLKKLRRAEHGLDFGPLEPGLAHRVTHKDGKAHLDAAPLLAAMDGLARELADAPPSADELLLIGRRDLRSNNSWMHNVPELVAGRERCVLYVHPDDAARANVRDDDLAVLESRTHRGHVTVKLTDEMRPGVVSLPHGWGHAPAAEWQKTAGQHAGVSANDWTDDQRVESVVGQSILNAVPVRLRAAARAASDEGQSAADPLVATT
- a CDS encoding dienelactone hydrolase family protein, coding for MNRLPQLLSSTDWVDTSAAPHAGEVGSAKFSTDRETPAALFMPLHYEPNYAYPLLVWLHGPGESEQQLKRIMPLVSMRNYVAVAPRGVTTEPLNRQGWSWPTSAGAEASLEQRVWQGIMLARSRANISKRRIFIGGFGTGGTAALRLAMRFPERFAGVLSLCGSFPQGGNPLSRLDRARRVPIFLACGQEAPRYAQDQVCQDLRLLHTAGMTVSLRVYPGGDEICSHMLPDMDRWMMEQILGPQTAASAV
- a CDS encoding DUF1559 domain-containing protein, which translates into the protein MRRAFTLVELLVVIAIIGVLVALLLPAVQAAREAARRAECRNHLKQIGLALHAYHTAVRAFPPGRLRHPVAGQGRCFSAYAHLLPYLEQDALYRTINFNANPDSPPQPAIEQMLPLLLCPSDLNQKVQASSAVHNYPLNTGTTLPVSPRNPGGKQITGIFFENSAVRAADIRDGLSQTVCIAETVVSVPGEGESSPGIWSGGPTNGFVLTQGNDNSANGPELTDYLAQCLPGGRLQQTRGSRWLYGAPGHSMYNHLRTPNDPRIDCRGGLPHSTRDNYWWDRLSHNVAARSRHPGGVHVLFCDGHVGFVVDSIQLAAWQAMGSRNLGEAESTASE
- a CDS encoding helix-turn-helix domain-containing protein, with translation MSTPYELKNSVRSRRETRGWSQAELAERSGLSRTAISAIEGERLTPSVAAALALAKVFECSVEELFAGGRERGIDWAWAPARSPARYWAAECGGVTRLYPAESSSLGSPAHDGLAQEKGAAGGKSLAQAGDTLVVAGCDPAAGLLAAALARRAGVRMIVVPRSSQAALDLLGQGVVHAAGVHLAAAGRAHGNAQVVRAQLGSGYQLLRVARWQAGLTITPTAGVNSIQSAVRARRLSWVGREAGSGARQCLDELLEGRRAPERIAYDHRGVAEAVRCGWADVGVCLRLVSEEARLDFLPVREESYDLCVASHMTDDPRIVALAAALRGRDYRRRLGELPGYDAARTGDLETVG
- a CDS encoding right-handed parallel beta-helix repeat-containing protein, translated to MRSLVFFVMLCCSVAQLHARDWYVDNRLGDDQFSGRLRLPASGDGPVRTIAKALRVCGTADRIVIANTGMAYRESFTLVGGRHSGLPDFPFVVEGNGAMLDGRTLVPAEAWSVFRGDIYRFRPPRQASAMLYLGERPARFHPPLERQNGAPRLEPLEWSLVDGYIWFRVEQGKLIEDYPLSIAALAVGVGLYHVHDVVVSNLVVQGYQLDGVNAHDGVSMCRLSNVTSRGNGRSGFTVANASRVLLDGCVSGDNGASQLRSEGYSHTRLINTSLLANTAPRIVSSGGEAQIEGDSAAPR